In a single window of the Megalobrama amblycephala isolate DHTTF-2021 linkage group LG3, ASM1881202v1, whole genome shotgun sequence genome:
- the si:dkey-85k7.12 gene encoding interferon-induced very large GTPase 1 — protein sequence MDCPSEDEEFEDASEYLDDKQTFTLGACAESYEKEDASKLQDVPAPSEILVQLIGTSSVTLAWDSPDNISTFELRYNDITTTKTSTITNSTATEVEDLCPGTEYTFTLVSISDNGERSVGVEVTACTRPVPPENFKVERVGTTSVTLTWDASGCEENKFHVVCSQNGGIIQEEITESRTVVFNDLSPGKKYSFHNTKELPNGNRSKEAVTYAQTKTNIQSLLHDLGLEQYYPNKLSLSDVLQINTRSVTDEPAQSLSSLPWLFLKKLMMVNVTARSVKYSSDEKEDLQSLDIYNDTFDFLNDQNSSVNPLDIVTALFLCADGFLQQEMVSKMSMCQFSVPLLLPKCDTQQCMYMLWAMRDIVKKFRPHSLSDPKGFVEDRIVHSELPLVSFVRLGDCSISKSQILNKLLSNPQQYHDTFVHRDMDCGDIPRKISNGLVEMGWYLPCGNKNIDVFPEPVAVANLRGDIRTFETQYSFLCQTSTAVFVFFDNLDTNYKLLTNQHAKAQFFLVGNMQSKAFDLEQLKRTAFEMSLKKNNIILKSNQNDANFVKNLHSVVNHIINNHPKKACLEGMDTIAHELGIQVDEDVQECQEAKMNAHALTEDIQDTLQFKEDQLPLQGKIWKDLAKLEKEECRLRKAGNQNIETYKSDLQIKKTELRKQQSKYDISVAMSCFVKALSSSQERSYFLKWMRMNLDNLSQKSLSSLREQYKEKCQKFSENKEEIAQLDQQISNSSLGIEHFLREMGQLYEAAVSLPENLESRQQMLHLPRLCAELMLDGFPLELVDGDASNIPLRWVSDVLLYLNSLVQPNNKIMVVTVLGVQSTGKSTLLNTMFGVQFAVSSGRCTRGAFMQLIKVTEENKQELGCDYLVIIDTEGLKSPELAKLDDSHEHDNELATLVVGLSDITIINIAMENSTEMKDILQIVVHAFIRMKEIGKKPKCLFVHQNVSDVSAHDKNMRDRKLLLEQLNEMTEAAAKMENKEEYKKFTDVIEYDPETCNWYIPGLWHGNPPMAPVNAGYSEAVYDLKKNMINIFRKCKTKTHGNNITEFLEWTKSLWNAVKYENFIFSFRNSLVADAYMRLCTEFHKWEWSFKKHMHSWSTQAETRVSNFETFKLKSDKSDLKDLLCKLKQEAVTKLETLEKTTMENLFKYFEQTEGHVYLVEKYKEDFVSSVKCLRRETESSVLTQLEETVDIRRGMNNLDNIKKTFTDTMEKKVLGLLEELRKNNSSKSDAHKTDKELDGFFEQIWQETINELSFTGLKKRNVFDFVFRQLRENLKQKGSSVAEQLMKVKLENCGTGVFKITKDVFYKRWLKRMVNGNSETDLQNLADNIIQTCSQFVLDKRERRLDYHDNYIQEILHMIDGRFMSNKNIGFSEEFELSLKLHICGLSARTFQDMHDCFIMENDPRRCLNQFKDKYRNDFKDLFHDRDQCQRKAEEFTKECLMPAVETFIYSSLGPDIVDKMLQGKNAFQFSTRAFFQYSLLKELVNEDKFEQYVKYISSYECFVKGWILDQITKQFSNDHEVSELEEGYLRGITKEILEAVKMARNETNLDGIKGFIHCICRKLEQKLIIPKDALETVMVLNNASQEPFADWLTKSVEEMEQTLKEHLKKVDIQGKLHKLKIKPQDELFKRVFGCGKQCPFCSAPCEAGGEAHTDHCASVHRPQGLGRYRYENNEKLVTSICSTDVHSETSFRCFQTKYKYHPYKRYREIFPDWHIPADASIQASDYWKYVMARFNDKFAIVYNSRPADIPLMWKSITKKQAENSLKESFSIK from the exons ATGGACTGCCCAAGTGAAGATGAA GAATTTGAAGATGCTAGTGAATACCTTGATGacaaacaaacatttacatTGGGGGCATGTGCTGAGTCATATGAAAAGGAAGACGCTTCCAAGTTACAAG ATGTTCCTGCACCAAGTGAAATTTTAGTGCAGCTTATTGGGACCAGTTCTGTTACTCTTGCTTGGGATAGCCCGGACAACATATCTACATTTGAGTTGAGATACAATGATATCACAACTACAAAGACCTCTACTATCACAAATAGCACAGCCACAGAGGTGGAAGATCTATGTCCAGGGACTGAATACACTTTCACCCTTGTTTCAATATCAGACAATGGAGAACGAAGTGTTGGAGTTGAAGTGACTGCATGCACCA GGCCAGTCCCGCCCGAAAACTTCAAGGTTGAGAGAGTGGGCACAACATCCGTTACTCTTACTTGGGATGCATCTGGCTGTGAGGAGAACAAGTTTCATGTGGTTTGCAGCCAGAATGGAGGAATCATTCAGGAAGAGATAACAGAATCAAGAACTGTGGTTTTCAATGACCTGAGTCCTGGAAAGAAGTACTCTtttcacaatacaaaagagcttcCAAATGGCAACAGAAGCAAAGAAGCAGTCACATATGCTCAAACCA AAACAAACATCCAGAGCCTTTTACATGATTTGGGGTTGGAGCAGTACTACCCAAACAAACTCTCACTCAGTGATGTGCTACAGATTAACACGAGGTCAGTGACGGATGAGCCAGCCCAGTCGCTATCATCTTTGCCATGGCTGTTcctgaagaaactgatgatggTGAATGTGACTGCAAGAAGTGTCAAATATTCATCAGATGAGAAAGAGGATTTGCAAAGCTTAGATATTTACAATGATACATTTGATTTTCTGAATGATCAGAATAGCAGTGTAAACCCTTTAGAtatagtgacggctctctttCTTTGTGCAGATGGTTTCCTCCAACAGGAAATGGTCTCAAAAATGTCAATGTGTCAGTTCTCTGTTCCTTTACTTCTTCCAAAGTGTGATACGCAGCAGTGCATGTACATGCTTTGGGCCATGAGAGATATTGTGAAAAAATTTAGACCTCATTCCTTGTCAGACCCAAAAGGCTTTGTGGAGGACAGAATTGTTCACTCTGAGCTCCCCCTAGTGTCCTTTGTTAGACTTGGTGACTGCAGCATTTCTAAATCTCAGATCTTAAACAAATTGCTCAGCAACCCCCAACAATATCATGACACTTTTGTACATCGTGACATGGACTGCGGAGACATTCCAAGAAAGATTTCAAATGGATTAGTGGAGATGGGTTGGTATCTACCTTGTGGAAACAAAAACATTGATGTGTTTCCTGAACCTGTGGCTGTTGCAAACTTGAGAGGTGACATCCGGACCTTTGAAACACAGTACTCCTTCCTATGCCAGACCTCCACTGCAGTTTTTGTGTTCTTTGACAATCTGGACACAAACTACAAATTACTCACCAACCAACATGCTaaagcacaattttttttagtgGGAAATATGCAAAGTAAAGCATTTGATTTGGAGCAGCTGAAAAGGACCGCCTTTGAAATGAGTTTGAAGAAGAACAACATAATTCTGAAGTCCAATCAAAATGATGCAAATTTTGTCAAAAATCTACATTCTGTAGTAAAtcacataattaataatcatcccaaaaaagcatgtctggAGGGAATGGACACTATAGCACATGAActtggaattcaagttgatgaAGATGTTCAAGAATGTCAGGAAGCAAAAATGAATGCTCATGCCTTAACAGAAGATATACAGGACACACTGCAGTTCAAAGAGGATCAGCTTCCCCTTCAAGGTAAAATCTGGAAAGATTTAGCAAAACTGGAAAAAGAGGAATGCAGACTCCGGAAAGCTGGTAATCAAAACATAGAGACATACAAGAGTGATCTCCAGATTAAAAAGACTGAACTCAGGAAACAACAAAGTAAATATGATATCTCAGTGGCAATGTCTTGCTTTGTTAAAGCACTAAGTTCGAGCCAGGAGAGGTCCTATTTCTTGAAGTGGATGCGGATGAACCTTGACAATCTCTCCCAAAAAAGCCTCTCTAGTCTCCGTGAGCAGTACAAGGAAAAGTGTCAGAAATTTTCAGAAAACAAAGAGGAAATCGCACAGCTTGACCAACAGATCTCTAACAGTTCTTTAGGAATAGAGCACTTCCTGCGAGAAATGGGCCAACTCTATGAGGCTGCAGTGTCACTTCCAGAAAACTTAGAGTCACGTCAACAAATGCTACACTTACCCCGACTATGTGCTGAACTGATGTTGGATGGCTTCCCTCTGGAACTGGTTGATGGAGATGCATCAAATATTCCTCTCAGATGGGTGAGCGATGTGCTTCTGTATCTGAACTCTTTGGTGCAGCCCAATAATAAAATCATGGTGGTCACAGTTTTAGGAGTCCAGAGCACAGGAAAGTCCACTTTGCTGAACACCATGTTTGGAGTGCAGTTTGCCGTCAGCAGTGGAAGATGCACCAGAGGAGCTTTTATGCAGCTGATCAAAGTCACAGAGGAAAACAAGCAAGAACTTGGCTGTGATTATTTAGTGATAATTGACACTGAAGGCCTGAAATCCCCTGAACTGGCAAAACTAGATGATAGTcatgaacatgacaatgaattAGCCACACTTGTTGTTGGATTGAGTGATATCACAATCATCAACATTGCAATGGAGAATTCCACAGAGATGAAGGACATTTTGCAGATTGTAGTCCATGCTTTCATCAGAATGAAGGAAATTGGTAAAAAACCCAAGTGTCTATTCGTCCACCAAAATGTTTCTGATGTATCAGCCCATGACAAGAACATGAGGGATCGAAAGCTTCTGCTGGAGCAGCTGAATGAAATGACCGAAGCAGCAGCTAAAATGGAGAACAAGGAGGAGTATAAAAAGTTCACTGATGTGATTGAGTATGATCCAGAGACATGCAATTGGTATATCCCTGGGCTCTGGCATGGAAATCCTCCAATGGCACCAGTGAACGCTGGCTACTCTGAGGCTGTCTATGACCTTAAAAAGAATATGATTAACATATTTAGAAAGTGCAAAACCAAAACACATGGAAACAACATAACAGAATTTTTGGAGTGGACAAAAAGCTTGTGGAATGCAGTCAAATATGAAAACTTCATCTTTAGCTTTAGGAATAGCTTGGTGGCTGATGCATACATGAGACTGTGCACAGAATTCCACAAATGGGAATGGTCTTTCAAGAAGCATATGCACTCTTGGTCAACTCAAGCTGAAACCAGAGTGTCAAATTttgagacattcaaactgaaaTCAGACAAATCAGATCTGAAAGATCTTTTATGCAAACTGAAACAAGAAGCTGTCACAAAGCTTGAAACCTTAGAAAAGACCACAATGGAAAATCTTTTCAAATACTTTGAACAAACAGAGGGCCATGTCTACCTTGTGGAAAAGTACAAAGAAGACTTTGTGAGCAGTGTAAAATGTCTCAGGAGGGAAACTGAGAGCTCTGTGCTGACACAACTTGAGGAAACAGTGGACATTAGAAGAGGAATGAATAATCTGGACAACATCAAGAAAACATTCACTGATACAATGGAGAAAAAAGTGCTGGGTCTACTGGAAGAGTTACGCAAAAACAACAGCTCAAAGAGTGATGCGCATAAGACTGACAAAGAGCTTGATggattttttgaacaaatatggCAAGAAACCATAAATGAGCTGTCATTTACTGGATTgaagaaaagaaatgtatttgaCTTTGTTTTCAGGCAACTTCGAGAAAACTTGAAACAGAAAGGAAGTTCTGTTGCAGAGCAATTAATGAAAGTAAAACTGGAGAATTGTGGAACAGGGGTGTTCAAAATCACTAAAGATGTTTTTTACAAAAGGTGGCTTAAACGTATGGTCAACGGCAACTCTGAAACGGACCTACAAAATTTAGCAGATAATATCATTCAGACATGCTCTCAGTTTGTCCTGGACAAGAGAGAGAGACGTTTAGATTATCATGACAACTACATTCAGGAGATCCTACACATGATTGATGGGAGATTTATGTCCAACAAGAATATAGGGTTTTCAGAGGAATTTGAACTGTCCCTGAAATTGCACATTTGTGGGCTTTCTGCAAGAACATTTCAAGACATGCATGATTGTTTCATTATGGAGAATGACCCACGCAGATGCCTCAATCAGTTTAAAGACAAATATCGCAATGATTTCAAGGACCTGTTCCATGATCGTGATCAGTGTCAGAGAAAGGCAGAAGAATTCACCAAAGAGTGTTTGATGCCTGCAGTTGAGACGTTCATCTACAGCTCCTTGGGTCCAGACATTGTGGACAAAATGCTTCAGGGAAAAAATGCCTTTCAATTTAGCACTCGTGCATTTTTTCAGTACTCACTCTTAAAGGAACTTGTGAATGAAGATAAGTTTGAACAGTATGTAAAATACATCAGCTCCTATGAATGTTTCGTTAAGGGCTGGATATTAGATCAAATCACCAAACAGTTTTCGAATGACCATGAAGTGTCTGAATTGGAAGAAGGTTACCTTAGAGGAATCACCAAGGAGATATTAGAAGCTGTCAAAATGGCACGGAATGAAACAAACCTAGATGGTATCAAAGGATTCATACATTGCATATGCAGGAAGCTTGAACAAAAGCTAATAATTCCCAAAGATGCTCTAGAAACAGTGATGGTCCTAAACAATGCATCTCAGGAGCCATTTGCTGACTGGCTAACCAAATCTGTAGAGGAGATGGAACAGACACTGAAGGAACATCTGAAGAAGGTTGACATTCAGGGTAAACTCCACAAACTCAAGATTAAACCCCAGGATGAGCTCTTCAAGAGAGTGTTTGGATGTGGGAAACAGTGTCCATTCTGCAGTGCTCCATGTGAGGCTGGTGGAGAAGCTCACACTGATCACTGTGCTTCAGTTCACAGACCTCAGGGACTCGGTCGATACAGAtatgaaaacaatgaaaaattagTGACTAGCATCTGCTCAACAGATGTCCACAGTGAAACAAGCTTTAGGTGTTTTCAGACTAAATACAAATATCATCCTTACAAAAGATACAGAGAGATCTTTCCAGATTGGCACATCCCAGCTGATGCTAGCATACAGGCCTCAGATTACTGGAAATATGTGATGGCCCGGTTTAACGATAAGTTTGCTATAGTATACAATTCTCGCCCTGCTGATATACCTTTGATGTGGAAATCTATCACAAAGAAACAAGCAGAGAACAGTTTAAAAGAGTCTTTcagcatcaaataa
- the si:dkey-85k7.10 gene encoding endonuclease domain-containing 1 protein, with protein MKLTVNCWFWFGTFLIPLMCLILRSQAGVVEDFSRVERCKDFLYMGTPPRGYLSTSLKKICQRFVDEPRFITLYNPQKHIPIYSAYIFKKSDGEKRVDVPWMFEPQLATDKGSSNMEPFPQSSLMHRNFEDTQAVLEDYADVVQYERGQLNPDEHQADPQDKAATYTLTNVVPLIREFSFGPWSTQVEITRKRLNNYCHGKAYLITGVTTSGNMIRRDNQDRVAIPEFVWTAYCCTDYDHNAPYSERYKFPAFGAYGLNDRVNNHIVEVPIKNLEKFLKGKMEVDKNFQIFYNDCVSDL; from the exons ATGAAGCTCACGGTCAATTGCTGGTTCTGGTTTGGAACCTTTCTGATCCCACTGATGTGCTTGATCTTAAGATCACAAGCTGGAGTGGTGGAGGACTTCTCCCGTGTGGAGCGTTGTAAGGATTTTCTTTATATGGGCACTCCACCACGAGGTTACCTCAGTACTTCTCTAAAAAAGATCTGCCAGCGGTTTGTGGACGAGCCTCGCTTCATCACCCTCTACAACCCCCAAAAACACATCCCCATCTATTCAGCATACATCTTCAAGAAATCAGATGGGGAGAAGCGGGTAGACGTTCCCTGGATGTTTGAACCACAG CTGGCAACTGATAAAGGAAGCAGTAACATGGAACCCTTCCCCCAGTCCTCATTAATGCACAGAAACTTTGAAGACACGCAGGCTGTGTTAGAAGACTACGCTGACGTGGTCCAATATGAGCGTGGCCAACTGAACCCAGATGAGCATCAGGCAGACCCGCAGGACAAGGCCGCCACCTACACCTTGACCAATGTGGTTCCCCTGATTAGGGAGTTCAGTTTTGGTCCCTGGAGCACACAGGTAGAGATTACCCGCAAACGCCTCAACAACTATTGCCACGGAAAGGCTTATCTCATCACTGGGGTCACAACATCAGGTAATATGATTCGACGTGATAACCAAGATCGTGTCGCCATCCCAGAGTTCGTGTGGACGGCCTACTGCTGCACGGATTACGATCACAACGCACCCTACTCAGAGAGGTATAAGTTTCCGGCGTTTGGTGCCTATGGTCTCAATGATCGTGTGAACAACCACATAGTGGAGGTTCCCATCAAGAATCTGGAGAAGTTTCTCAAGGGCAAAATGGAGGTGGACAAGAACTTCCAGATCTTTTACAATGACTGTGTGTCAGACTTGTAA
- the si:dkey-85k7.11 gene encoding endonuclease domain-containing 1 protein isoform X1: protein MALCKVFIFRLLLLTGLRLAGGTVSDSFKECSQFFYMHTAPTGIQGGNLKRICQRYGDKLRYATLYDSSRRLALYSAYTFKKSDGQRRMDTPWMYEPQLVSADESGNMRVLPSSGETDQLLEESQAVLADYVDAVEYERGPLNPDQHQADNQDKAATYTLTNVVPQITDFLEGPWSTYIDMVRRRLNNFCRGAVYVVTGVTVSGLTIRKGRDERMAVPKHLWSAYCCPRFDRNSPYEVRYMFPTYAAYALNEIVGYSVTEVPLKALETFLKNQTDMDKSVSIFFKDCVSENKHTKRK from the exons ATGGCACTTTGTAAGGTTTTTATCTTCAGACTTCTTCTATTGACAGGTTTGCGTCTGGCAGGTGGCACAGTCTCTGACAGCTTTAAAGAATGCAGTCAGTTCTTCTATATGCATACAGCACCCACAGGTATCCAAGGGGGGAATCTGAAGAGGATATGCCAACGCTACGGAGATAAACTACGTTATGCCACACTGTACGACAGCAGTCGCCGACTGGCACTTTATTCAGCGTACACCTTCAAAAAGTCAGATGGACAGAGGAGGATGGACACACCCTGGATGTATGAACCACAG CTGGTTTCTGCTGATGAAAGCGGGAACATGAGAGTCTtgccctctagtggtgaaaCCGACCAACTGCTTGAGGAGAGTCAGGCAGTGCTAGCAGACTATGTTGATGCAGTGGAGTACGAGCGAGGCCCACTTAACCCTGACCAGCACCAGGCGGACAACCAGGACAAAGCAGCTACCTATACACTCACAAATGTGGTACCTCAGATCACAGACTTTTTGGAAGGCCCATGGTCCACATATATTGACATGGTGCGCCGCCGCCTGAATAACTTCTGCCGTGGGGCTGTCTATGTGGTGACCGGGGTGACTGTATCGGGGTTGACCATCCGAAAAGGAAGAGATGAACGTATGGCTGTCCCAAAGCACTTGTGGTCAGCTTATTGCTGCCCACGCTTTGATCGAAACTCACCCTATGAAGTACGGTACATGTTTCCCACTTACGCAGCATATGCTTTGAATGAGATAGTGGGATACAGTGTTACAGAAGTGCCTTTGAAGGCTTTAGAGACCTTTCTGAAAAATCAGACTGACATGGACAAAAGCGTGAGCATCTTTTTCAAGGATTGTGTCTCAGAAAATAAACATACCAAGAGGAAGTGA
- the si:dkey-85k7.11 gene encoding endonuclease domain-containing 1 protein isoform X2: MHTAPTGIQGGNLKRICQRYGDKLRYATLYDSSRRLALYSAYTFKKSDGQRRMDTPWMYEPQLVSADESGNMRVLPSSGETDQLLEESQAVLADYVDAVEYERGPLNPDQHQADNQDKAATYTLTNVVPQITDFLEGPWSTYIDMVRRRLNNFCRGAVYVVTGVTVSGLTIRKGRDERMAVPKHLWSAYCCPRFDRNSPYEVRYMFPTYAAYALNEIVGYSVTEVPLKALETFLKNQTDMDKSVSIFFKDCVSENKHTKRK, from the exons ATGCATACAGCACCCACAGGTATCCAAGGGGGGAATCTGAAGAGGATATGCCAACGCTACGGAGATAAACTACGTTATGCCACACTGTACGACAGCAGTCGCCGACTGGCACTTTATTCAGCGTACACCTTCAAAAAGTCAGATGGACAGAGGAGGATGGACACACCCTGGATGTATGAACCACAG CTGGTTTCTGCTGATGAAAGCGGGAACATGAGAGTCTtgccctctagtggtgaaaCCGACCAACTGCTTGAGGAGAGTCAGGCAGTGCTAGCAGACTATGTTGATGCAGTGGAGTACGAGCGAGGCCCACTTAACCCTGACCAGCACCAGGCGGACAACCAGGACAAAGCAGCTACCTATACACTCACAAATGTGGTACCTCAGATCACAGACTTTTTGGAAGGCCCATGGTCCACATATATTGACATGGTGCGCCGCCGCCTGAATAACTTCTGCCGTGGGGCTGTCTATGTGGTGACCGGGGTGACTGTATCGGGGTTGACCATCCGAAAAGGAAGAGATGAACGTATGGCTGTCCCAAAGCACTTGTGGTCAGCTTATTGCTGCCCACGCTTTGATCGAAACTCACCCTATGAAGTACGGTACATGTTTCCCACTTACGCAGCATATGCTTTGAATGAGATAGTGGGATACAGTGTTACAGAAGTGCCTTTGAAGGCTTTAGAGACCTTTCTGAAAAATCAGACTGACATGGACAAAAGCGTGAGCATCTTTTTCAAGGATTGTGTCTCAGAAAATAAACATACCAAGAGGAAGTGA
- the ufsp1 gene encoding inactive Ufm1-specific protease 1: MEETEKRGTHQKTECIDWGGHVCGQTPITANSETWKDILVKNAHDGLPQPSPDCDRCSVISGECLYYHYGCDGKDDRGWGCGYRTIQTMSSWLCLNQPPSVSRRPPPSLSEIQQTLVEIGDKPDSFLGSREWIGTFEASLVLDQLYDVPCRIVHVRYGKELDQAVEDLHNHFLTRGSPVMMGGDRDNSSKGILGVCTGKQGSYLLVMDPHYFGCPLDKNSLQRQGWVSWKPVASMDQCSFYNLCLPLSAKK; this comes from the coding sequence ATGGAAGAGACCGAGAAAAGAGGGACACATCAGAAAACTGAGTGTATAGATTGGGGTGGACATGTTTGTGGACAAACGCCGATAACAGCCAACAGCGAAACATGGAAGGATATATTAGTAAAGAATGCCCATGACGGACTACCTCAGCCGTCTCCAGACTGTGACAGATGCTCAGTCATATCAGGAGAGTGTCTCTATTATCATTATGGTTGTGATGGCAAGGATGACAGAGGTTGGGGTTGTGGATACAGGACTATTCAGACCATGTCTTCATGGCTGTGTCTTAATCAACCTCCCAGTGTGAGCCGCAGACCCCCACCTAGTCTTTCTGAAATACAACAGACTTTGGTGGAAATAGGGGACAAACCAGATTCATTCCTGGGTTCCAGGGAGTGGATAGGGACATTTGAAGCAAGTCTTGTTCTTGACCAGCTCTATGATGTTCCCTGCCGCATAGTGCATGTGCGGTACGGCAAGGAGCTTGATCAAGCCGTAGAGGATCTTCATAACCACTTTCTTACCCGTGGGTCACCTGTTATGATGGGGGGAGACAGGGACAATTCCTCTAAGGGGATCTTGGGTGTGTGCACTGGTAAACAGGGGAGCTATCTGCTTGTTATGGACCCTCACTACTTTGGCTGTCCCTTAGATAAAAACTCTTTGCAAAGGCAAGGTTGGGTTTCATGGAAACCAGTTGCTTCTATGGATCAGTGTTCTTTCTACAATCTTTGCCTGCCTCTTAGTGCTAAGAAGTGA